The window GTTGCATGTAGTGCCTGgaagttaggggtgtcaatttaggatcagaatcggaaatcaaaatcgattcggaccacccaatagcttattagGACGGTTCTAGAACCAATAGCCCATTAAGGACCCAGTAGCACCGAAACCATTGGAACCGGATGATATGTAAACAAATTGAATGGGAATTAGatctctaaaaccctaaaaggctttaaaccctaacctattAATAGTATTACATTGCTTGGGACTTTAATTGGCGCTCTTTTGTTGCTCTTTAAATCATAAGTATATGAGTTGAATTTGAAATGGAAATTATGAACTCTTAAAGTTgtctcttaatttatttatatatgcatCAATGTCTTTATTTTGGGCTCCACAAGACTATATGTATGATGAAACTCCCGTTTTCCAAGAGAAAATCTCATTGACTTTGTTTTGGGCTCATTAATGTTTGGAATTGATTAGGAACCGGAACTGGACCATCCATTAGTTAATGATCCTGAGTCTCAGATTTGGATCCGGTAAACTTATTGGTCTGGTTATGGTCTTGAAATTTTAGAGTCGAAACTGCTAAGGATCTGGACCAAGAGCCTAGAatcggaccaattgacacccctactggAAGCCCATTACTACCAGGAGGTAtttaatggaaaattatctccaatTCTctgtccggcccagttccccaatgactctaataagggggaggggggtggatcccacccgggtaggggtagggtgttCATTGCACCCTCTTATTAGAgacactggggaactgggccggaaaaaaaaatggaggggataaagatccggtcTTTGGTTTAAACCTCCTTTTTTTCACACCTCTCTTCCCCCTTAGAATTAGATAGAGAAGGACCTataaaaaaacaagggaagtagttttctgtccgggagtgtggcctacgccagcactcctatgtgtctatctctctcctctttaaaacaagggggcaaaggtgtcttttcacataggaaagaaagagatagactcatgggagtgctggcgtaggccacacttccagacagagatctttttcccaaaaaaaaattaactttttAATACAATTATAGAGGTGTCATGTCATTCACCTaatcccctcttttttttttttttggtgtaatGGATATGCACAAGTCGAATCCACACTCCACACAAAAGCACAAAATCATGGgtgaaatcaaagataaacAAATATGAAGCCTGCACCTCTGGTTTAGTGAGGATGCAGGGATACAAAAGGGACATAAATAAGGAACAGAAGGGACCTTCAGCAGGGAGGTAGAATACAGTTTATCAAAAGGGACATAAATAAGGAAATCAATACATATAGATGGTAGGGTATGAGAATGATAAAGGACCTTAGGGATTAATACGGAATAATAACTTACTGAAGAGGATAGGAGGGGCGTAGAGTatggtttaattaattaatttggtgcatcaatatatattaattttgtTGGAGATaagccttcttttcttcttcgttcATAAAAGAGGTGAGGGGGAAGGACTTGCCGACTCCCATGGAtgacttgaaggagatcttGTTGCCGTCGAGGTACATCTCTGCCACGGGAACCCACAACATCAGCGCCTTGGCCTTGCAACctgtcatcttcttcatcctccccTTTTCCACATACGCAGTGGTCTCGGCAGTATAGCTGTTCTTGGTGTTGGTAGCCGCATTGAAGTGCTCATAGGGGGCTTTGCATTTCCACCACACGAAACCCGTGGATCTCACCCTCCCGCATTCTTCCAACTCTCCCGTGGGGAGGACACCGCTAGGGAATCCAAGCTCTTTCACCAGCTCCGCTGAAAATCGATCACAGGCTTCCCTTCCACGGATAATTTCAGCTCCAGATCTCTCATCAGTGGCCATGACGTAAAACAAAGAAGATTAATGAAGGAATTGAATTCTCTTCAACTGCTTAGCTTATTGATGATAAAAAAGAGTACTGTTATGGCTGTAGCTGTTAATTTGTGGTGTGTGAAGTCTGAGGATTCAATGAATGAATTAATGGATATTTATAGAAGTGTAAATGGTAAACCTGACGGTGACCTTATCGTTCATTCATTTACTTATGTGACACATAATATCTTCGTTCAGAGAAGGTTGACGGCCACAAACCTTATTATACTATAAAGGAAGCAGTCTCCGGTCTTAATACGTTGCCCAACTTATATAATTAAAAGATCGATAAGAGTTTCTCTGCACCATCCATggtttatttattgttttaatttgtTTGATCAAGTCTGAATTTGTATTGCGTGCTGAACTAGAGtttctttgtttaattttaGGCAAAACGTTTGCTTCACTCCTCGATTAAAGAAATCTCTTCCGCATGTGATTAGACGACTCTTGGAGCATTGTTACTCTCCCTCTGCTGTAGAAATCGAATTTACTCCTCCTCCTTAATGAAAGTatgatggatgaagtagagaggagCATCAAGAGTTTTATGTGACAAATGcatgtttattaagcttaagggAAAATTCTACAGGATAGTAATAAGACTAGTGATGACTTATGGAGTGAATTGTTGGAtagttaagaagagtaatataaataagatgagtgtagcagagatgaggatgtgcggcaagaccaaGAGAGATAAAGTAACGAATGTTTGTATTAGAACTAAATTGGGAGTTACACCAATCTAAGACAAGCTTCGTGAGAGACActtgaggtggtttggtcatgtccAAAGGAGACCCATGAATAcaccagtaaggaagagtgaccaaattcaattttgaaggaactaaaagaggtaagggcagacctaaaatgacgaTTGGAGAAgtggatagagttgtttggaggacaaggacccgtgCAGCCGACCCCtcgtagggggatgttcctgagatgttgctttgactactgcttagaCGTTTTCCTttagtatattttttttaaccttttttttcctttttaattccTTCCACTACTCTTATTTCTATTACCGTCATGGtctcttcggatccatgtagttgaccccatttagttgggataaggttatggttgttgttgttgttgttcttgtattcggattttttttccggATTTCTCTAACGAATacagatgtccctaaacggatacggaagcGGATCCAGATTCggatttcgattatccatttacatccctacgtaggacttgatttaattcccctttcttttatggatttcggttatccatttacatccctaaggATGTCAAATTCGAATCAGAaccaaaaactgaaaccgaacctAATAAGCCAAACTGAgttgaaccaaaaaaaattcagttaaCTTTTGAATATTAGATTTCGGAACCGATTTGGTTCTCAGTTTTGTTTTGGATCCAGCATAGGAACCGAAAAACGAATCGAATTTGGATACtagtatattatatattttattataacactaatatattatagtatatagTTAGTGttagattttataatactactatattatactataatattATAGTATATGGACCAAGTAGAAGAATCAGAACTGAACCGTGTAAGATCCTAATAGAACCAAATTTTGGAACTGAAACCAAGTAAGTTCAGTTTGAGTATcaattttcagatttgattcGGTTATCGGTTCAGTTCCAGATCACACCAACACTCTCTGGAACAGAACCGGAGCCGAACCAAATAACCAATTCCAAACTGAGTTACACCCTtacctgcacccaaacacaagaTGGGATGAAATGATTGTCCTATtcccatgaaaggcgaaaatcccaCCTCTGTTAATGCTTCTGTTCGCATCACCATTGGGCCCCCCGCATTAGCGTAAAGGCCACGCtctcaaaaaaataagataacgaACGGTGTCAATAAAACAAATTCATTGACTATCACTCTCATTTAATAATTTATTCTTCTACGTTATGGTGTTTGGTCAAGGATGAAAAATGGGAAATAATCATCCCCACTAGCTAGTCTTAATGATTATGCTAATCTTACACATACATCATGTAGGTTCCAATGACTTCTTCTCGTCAAATATGCCAAATTAGAATTCAATCTGGCTCTACTAAGTGtgtttataaaatttaaaaaaaatataaatttaataTTTGAATGATTCTAgatcaaatatatatatcagaGGTTGGCCTCCTCCACTTAGCTAAAGCACCCTGAGATTATGGGACCCTTTAGACCCGTCAGACTTTGTTCTGTTTTGTATAAAAGAACTGTGAAAGATTTAGTCAACATAAAGCTGTTTTTTGAAGGGAAATTTACGTTTACCATCTTTGTAGTTTCAAATAATTACGTCTATCATGTTTCAAATTTCATCTATGTCAAAAATTTTCCCTATATTTTGAAACATTCATATAATCGTACTTTTCTTATCATTAGATTAGAAcagttaaatgatgatgtcatcacccaAATTTAAACTAAATATCCATAATACACTTAATAGCATTTCATTCCATATTAACCCCTGTTTGGGTTGAAatgctattatatatttatCCCTATAGAGATGAAGCATCATCTTCTCAAAACTGAAAAACACGAAAACAGAGTGAAGAAAACGAAAACCTCCATCACCATTCCCATTGCTGAACAACCGAGAAAAATGtaaagaatgaagaaataaaaaaaaataagaattgaTCAATAATTACTGAAAAAATAAGTCTAGAACACCATTAAAATCATTTTCAGCTATATAAAGTTGTACAGAAACAGCAACGTCacacaaaaagggaaaaaaaaaagcactgataaaaggagagaagaattGGAGAAGAAATAAACCCATGTTcaaagaggggagaggggggggggggggggaagaaacgTTTTAAGGATTCTAAAGACTATTCCGGCATTAAATTGTAGAAGCAAGGAAAGACAATTGACAAGAGAAGAAGCCACTCACTGAAAAATGTAAGGAAACAAATTTAGGACTCTCAATCTCATATTAAACagataataaaaaacaaataatctAAAAACGTACTTGAGTAACCAGTCATGGCCAAGATAACTACAACAAGCATTAAAACATCCATGATTGAAACCCAGAGTATGcacaaaaattagaaattaatgGTGTCCTTGGAGGGTTGGTCGACGAACTAGCCTTGAAATCAAggaggatgagagagagagagagagagagagggcttGTGGGGGAATTGAGATCGATCTGTAGACAGCAGACAATAAATACAGGGGAGGGATATATGAATAGACGGTGGAGCTGCAAGGTCAGGTGGGATGCATTATCGAGTTCAGGGCAGGGAGGTGCACTGGCGAGTACGGGTTTAGGTAGCGGTGGTGTTTTAGTGAAGTGCGCTGCCGATGCCCTTAAGGGTTTTAAGAATTGACAGCACAGTAATGGGGTTTCAAGGAGATGTTTCAGGTGGGGTTTCAGACATCAACAGTACAATAATGGGGGTTTCAAGGAGGTTTTTGAAGTAGGGGTTTAAGCTAGTAATGAGTGTTTCAGGAAAGGGTTTCAGGTGAGGGGTTTTCATAGATGGTTTTTTGTAGCAGTTCGGTAATTTAGAATTTCTTCCCATCTGGTCTTGAATTCCTGTCGGAGCAGCAGGTGGTGGCATGAGTTTATTAATAACAAGGGTCTCCATTAACAAATAAGAAAGGGTAAAActgttttttcaaaataaaactaacagagttagtACTTAAAGGTACggatataatttaaaaaattctatAGGTGGTAGACATAATTATTTGAAACTATAGGAATGGTAAAcgtaaatttttctttttttaaactcAATTATTGAAACTTTCTAGAATGATTTTGTTCCCTCAATGGTCATATCTGATAACAATATTAATGTGGCTCATGAAATTTTACATTCCCTGTGGTTGAAAAATAGCCATTCAGACTCTATGACCATCAAATTAGATCTTTGTATAACTTATGATAAAATCGAGTGAAATATTTTAGAATAAGTTATTCAGATCGAACTAACACAACTTTTTTTATCAGATTTTCACTTCAGGGCCAGTCCAATCACCATGCTTCCTTTACAAATGCATCATTTTAATCGAGGGGATGTTGGGGAATTGGGCTAATATAGTTGATATTCTCGGAGTTGGCCTTGGTGCCGAAGAGTCTTGTGTTCTCTCCCCTCCTTTTGTATCTTCCTTGGTTTTCCCTTATAGCTTGATTCAGCCATTATGATGGGCTGTCCCTTTTGTTTAGGAGTCctctttgttttcagttttcttcttctttcttttatatctttctttcttttttggggaaaaaataaTTCTTAAGCTTCGTTGAATATATTAATcgttcaccaaaaaaaaaaattttgaagtgtAGGAGCACACGTCAAAACACAAAATCGAACGTGAGTGAAATCCAATGACAAACAAAGATGAAGTTGCGCCTCTAGTTTTAAATAATACAGTTCATCAAATATATATTATTGGGTCATAAAATGAGGATGCAGGGGATACAAACTAATTAAGGGACATAAATAAGGAACTCAGTACATATATATAACTGATCGATATGATAATTAAGGTATACAAATGATAAGGATGACCTTCACCTTCAGGGACTAATCCTGAAGGAGGGTAGAGTACGTATGCATGGTTTAATTTGCTGCATcaatattatattaattttgTTGGAGATaagctttcttttcttcttcgttcATGAAAGAGGTGAGGGGGAAGGACTTGCCGACTCCCATGGATGACTTGAAGGACATCTTATCTCCGTCGATGTACATCTCCGCCACCGGAACCCACAGTTTCAGCGGCGTCCTGGCCTTGCATCCggtcatcttcttcatcctccctTTTTCAACATACGCAGTGGTCTCGGCAGCATAGCTGTTCTTGGTGTTGGTCGCCGCATTGAAGTGCTCATAGGGAGCATTGCATTTCCACCACACGAAACCCGTGGATCTCACCCTTCCGCATTCTTCAAGGTCTCCCATGGGAAGGACACCACTAGGGAATCCAAGCTCTTTCATCAAATCCACCGAAAATCGATCACAGGCTTCCTTTCCACGGATGATTTCAGCCCCAGCTCTCTCATCAGTAGCCATGACGATCGAAGTCGACCAACAAATATGTAAGTAATAGCTGATTAGGTGATTAATGGATGAGGAACTCCCTTAGATCAACAACTGCTTAGATATGATTGATGTTAAAAGCAAGAGAGTTATGATGGTATGCTGTTTGTGGTGTGAAGTCTGAGCATATGGATGTTAAAAGAGagttatggtatttatttataaatCGACTAAACCTGACTGTACGTGAGACGATGACCATATCGTTTATCAGTTTATTGTGAGCTTCAACACAAATTAATTAAA is drawn from Telopea speciosissima isolate NSW1024214 ecotype Mountain lineage chromosome 1, Tspe_v1, whole genome shotgun sequence and contains these coding sequences:
- the LOC122654816 gene encoding uncharacterized protein LOC122654816, which codes for MATDERSGAEIIRGREACDRFSAELVKELGFPSGVLPTGELEECGRVRSTGFVWWKCKAPYEHFNAATNTKNSYTAETTAYVEKGRMKKMTGCKAKALMLWVPVAEMYLDGNKISFKSSMGVGKSFPLTSFMNEEEKKAYLQQN
- the LOC122654825 gene encoding uncharacterized protein LOC122654825 codes for the protein MATDERAGAEIIRGKEACDRFSVDLMKELGFPSGVLPMGDLEECGRVRSTGFVWWKCNAPYEHFNAATNTKNSYAAETTAYVEKGRMKKMTGCKARTPLKLWVPVAEMYIDGDKMSFKSSMGVGKSFPLTSFMNEEEKKAYLQQN